The Trichomycterus rosablanca isolate fTriRos1 chromosome 20, fTriRos1.hap1, whole genome shotgun sequence genomic interval ATTCTTTAGACTCAAAAGATAAAGCTATTTCACTCTCTAATGGCTGCTCCCAGCACCTACTGCAATTATTCAGGAGCTGAGCAAGACAGTAAAGAAGAGCAAATGGAGAGCAGTTCATTATCCACTGCGTAGCATTATCTACAGATGTATGTGCCAGAGCTGACTGGAGAAGTCGAAGGCACAATTCAAAGCTACAAGCCTTGGGGGATATTGAGGAAAGGTAAGGCAGGACAAATGCACGCACAGCTTTCTCTGGTGGCAAGAAGCTTAGCTTTTCTCCATTTTGTCCATATATGTTGGGCTCCATCAATGCTGTAAGAAAACAAAGAAACTGGTCTTCTTCTTGATGTGATGAGAGTTTGTTCCACACAGTGTCTTGCAGACATCTGCACAGCAGGTCCTGTTCTTTGATTATTGTTCCTGTGCAGTCTCTGAATGAGCTACTAAGGCCAGACAGCTGCTGCAAGATCTGAGCAAGGAGAGTGTGAGCTCCAAGATTCACGACAGCCATGTGGCAGCATCTGCGCATGGTAGCTTCAGGGTTCTGGAAGGCCACACGAGCCACAGCAAATACAGCTGAACTCAGGCTGCTCTTTGCATCACTTTGAATGATGCAGTTAAAGGCCAAATTGAGCTCCTCATCGAAGCCTGCTATTACAGGGCTAGTAAGAAAACCATGCAAACCTTTGTTTGACATGGCAAGAACATCAGAAATTGCTGCATTCTTTTCAGGTAAAGGTAACTGTGAAAAGATGTCCACTGTTATATCCTTAAGCTTTTTACAATGATTCACACTAGCATTGCTCTGAAATTTTGTTATAAGAGAAGCTACCAATGCCATAACAAGGTCTTTTCGCTGAAATTTACTTTTGTTTCTCTCAATGCAGCTTAGCCACTCCTCTGTGTCCTGAAACACGTGGCTCATATTTGAAGCACACAGTTTAGGAAGATCCTGGAACCCATTTAGACTGCCATCCATGATGGCCACAGCAATTTTTGCCATGTCAGATGCAGGGCATGTAGGCACAGTAAAAGATAAAGATAAAGTTTGCAAATCttccaaagttttttttaaactattgaTTGTCTGTTTATTTTCATTGAGGTTTTCAAACAAAGTTGGCAGGTTCATGGATTTAAGAACTCGGCACAGACTATCCTTAAGGCGAATTAATAAGGCACTCTGGTCATTAGTGGGTATTATTAATAACCCCTTGATGTCCCATGCACATATTATTTCAAGTGCTGTCTGCATGGCTTGAATTAATGTAATTCCACTTGGCTTGGACTGTGCAGGACTGAGTATGGCGGAAAGATCCCGCAGAGACTCGAGTATTGCCTGAGTAAGTTCAACTTCTTccaacagattatttctttttcGCAGGCTTACTGCATGGGCAATGTTTTGTAGTTTAACTTCAACTGGAACGATGACTGGATGATCCAAAAGAAAGTTAGTATACAACATGTCCAGGCAGTTGGAGAGGGCAAAAAAACACAGCTCAGATGAATTTATGTTCTCTTTTATGTCCTTGAGTGCTTGAAATAGGATGGACACAATGCACGTTGTGGACAGAGCCAAATCTGGGTCTGGTTTAAACCGTTTTGAGGCCTGTGATGAGCAGTCTGGGGGTCTCTGTATTAAATGGACACAATTAGCGGCAAACATTTGGTCACAGTTGTCTTCTGCTTCTCTCCTGCCCCTCATCAGCTCCCACCACACCTCCAGCAGGAACTTAACATCTGCTTCAGTGGTTTCACTTGTCACATGCTTTACTAATCTTTCCAGCTCTTTGCACTGTCTGTCTGGTTCAAAGCACTGAAGCAACTCAACGTAGATGCTAAAAAAGCCCATTGATTTGATTAGCTCAAACATCAAAGTATGATTAATACTGGGGAGGCTATTCTGAACAGCAAAAAGAGGGTTTTCTCTCCATCTGATGTCAAGGTTCTCCTCGTTTTTATACTCCAAGATCTTGCTCCATAAAATACAGAGAACTCGCTTTCTCCACTGATGCCCGTCCTGGTTGTTTACACACAACTGTTCACATATCTCAGTGACTGCTTGGACAATAGGTTTTCCGATATGAGTCCagtcatttttctttaaagtagAGAGAGACTCAGGGTGGCATAACTGATTAGCTAGCAGAAATCCTCCCTGCAGAACAGTAGTCTTCTCAGAGCTTAACCAGGATTCTGTAAGTAGAATAGATAGACATCAGAAGGTTgttaaaatgaaaaattataataataatttttataatatctCAATCAAAAAAATACGAGATGAGAATTAAGTATTACAAAAACCCTCTGGTTAGCAATTttggatttgttttttattttaattgtaaaataaataattgtgctTTTACAAGCCTTTATCAATATAAATAAACCATTGTGCTTTTACATTGTGCTTTAACAAAGTAGGAATACATTTGCCCTCatccccaccccccaccccaacAAAAAAACTTACTAGTTAATATATGTTCTAAGCTGATAGTAGACACCTACTAAACTGTTAATTAAGAGTATGTCTATTAtaaacgtttgtttgtttgtttattagaattttaacgtcatgttttacactttggttacattcatgacggcaacggtagtcactcattacacaagattcatcagttcacaaggttatatcaaacacagtcatggacaattttggactgagggaggaaaccagagcacccggaggaaaccaacgcggacacggggagaacatgcaaaatccacacagaaaggactaggggtgggtttataaaatcgatttttcgattcgaatcaatctttatttgaacgatccgatatcgattcatataaacgcgagatcgatctttcaaatacgcccctttttacggtgcacacggaaatctgttaccttcTTTAATTTcacgtgaccagccagtgttttttcatgtaacgagatctgacctgcacatcagttcagcatggcagaagctcaggttatgaccactacacgactttttgcactgattttcgctcggcgacgggtggATTCGGGaagaactcggtgttcgctctgcgatcaaaactcggctctcaatcaatgtgagaaacagcgaggggaaacacaggggagaggttggaaacaggtggtggagcgcaatatagtttctatcagaatacatcagcacacgcgagttttacagtatttctgacctgatcattctctacaaaacaaaatatttattaacctccaactcactatagaacaagccatgctgctcgtgttgccaaatccacttagattcatttatttaatcagcgcacaaactttgatctctcgctacttgttgatgtgcatgtttggacgtggtatcattaaacctttcatcacttctcacgtgtgttttcgtgacaaaacgtagttttggagaccagagaagctcgcctgtgattccccctggtgatagatggtgcagtgtaaaaccccccatcgccgatcagtcgtgtagtttgaacattacagcgaccaggtgttaatcagagtgtcgtgtagtgtaaacttggcataagctgtttaacagccaggtgtatgtttacattacatttacaatgttgtagcgtgtcagatatataaaataataataaaaaagtgaatgttactgttttctgttttggattaattatttatgtaaacaaaatacacaaatatttttaataatgagtgttctttgtacaattatcacattcgttctctgaacatctgtacatatttaaagaaaacctgttaatgtaactcaaatatgcctaaatgtgttgaatcgaaattcaATCgaaaattgattgattgattgattgattgagtactttattaatccccgaagggaaattatggtgtcgcagcagcaataacaattataaacaagtaagatataaaatctaaaaaatatacatatatgaagaaaataaaataaaataaaataaaaatataataacataaaaaataataatataatataaaaacatctaacaggacaagaacaaaagaaactaaAAGGGAGGGGGGCTGAAGGTGCAGTTACAGACGTTGTGCAATttgaaatttttaaataaaaactaaaaacagtaCCCTGTGCAAATTGtagtttaattgtcttttgtgGGTGTTATAGGTTCTGAGTCCTTCtcttgcaccagtgagagtTATTATAGGTTGCCACCgctgtgggcagaaatgacttcCTATAGCGCTCTTTGTTGCAGCGAAGTTGGCGGAACCTTCCACTGAAGGCACTTTGCTGTTTAATCAGCAGGTCGTGTAACGGGTGTGTGGTATTGTCCATTACGTTGAGCAGCTTGTGCAAAATTCTCTGCTCAATAACCAGCTCTAGGGGCTCCAGAGCAAAACCCAGCACAGAACCAGCCTTCCTGATAAGCTTGTTAAGCTTTTTGGAGTCTTTGGCTCTAATGCTGCTTCCCCAGCAGATGGCTGCATAGAAAATTGCACTTTCGACTACAGACTGGTAAAAAATGTGTAGCATCTTGCTGCATACATTGAAGGACCTGAGCCTCCTTAAGAAATAAAGTCTGCTCTGGCCTTTTTTGTAGACAGCCTCGGTGTTGCACTTCCAGTCCAGTCTGTTGTCAAGATGGACACCAAGGTATTTGTAACTTTCCACCACCTCCACATCATCCCCCAGGATACAGAGGGGTTTCAAAGCAGCCCTGGTCTTCCTGAAGTCTAGGACCATCTCTTTTGTCTTGGTCACATTTAAAAGAAGGTGGTTGTTCCTTGACCACGAGACAAAGCGGTCAACCAGATCCCTGTACTCACTCTCATCTCCACCCCTGATacaccccaccactgctgagtcaTCTGAGAACTTTTGTAGATGACAGGACTCAGAGTTGTACTGGAAATCTGAGGTATACAGGGTAAAGAGAAAAGGTGAGAGAACAGTCCCCTGCGGTGCTCCTATGTTGCTAACCACCTGATCAGAAACACCTCCTTTCAGTCGCACAAACTGCGGTCTGTCTGTCAGGTAGTCAGTAATCCAAGAGGAAGTGAAGGTGTCCACTTGCATTAATTGAAGCTTCTCTTTAAGCATCAAAGGCTGGATGGTGTTAAAATCGAAAaaaaaatcgaatcgaatcgaaaatcgaaaatcgaatcgaaatcgaatcgatacccagccctagaaaggacccggaccgccccacctggggatcgaacccaggaccttcttgctgtgcggcgacagtgctacccacttagcctccCTCTATTATAAACATACCCTACTGTCATAATGAAATGGCTACAGCTGAAGACAAAAACTTTACGTATTGTACTCTGTGTTTGTAGCAGGCATGTATGTCATGACAGTATTGGAAATGtgaatgatttctgcaactgtttaaTATGTGACTAAATGATTGAAGCAAATAATATTAAGTAGGGGTTAAATAATTGAGTAAcacaatattttgttaatactgcagTGTTACAAATACTTcaattttctttgttcattcaACTGTTAAAAACCAGCAAGCAGTTTACACATAGGGCCAGGTAGGGCTGAacagttttttttccccttaaatAGAtgtaatcaattaaaaaaaaacattttgtggTTAATTGAGTtatctttgtttttatataaaaaaaaaaggtttaataaataaaaaaacattacttttacctttttttttttaattagagcTTAAGAATTCCTTTCTTGGACACAAACTTAGCAGCATGTCTGTGATATGATTAAAAATTGGACTAAAACATTTTACTAAATTACCAAATatacagttttattatttatttttataacaggGTAAACACTGTTAATTGGAGTACCCTTGATCTAGATTATACTCAATTACTGCTAGTGTTACACGCGACTGTCACAAACACACAGCTACACAAAGTACAATTAGCTGGATCATTTGCTCAACAATAATCCAGACTgatgttaattaaaaataaggAAATTAAAATATTCCAAGTTAGAGAAAGTTCGATAtacatattacattttatatattatttgaaaaagaaaaactaGATTAAGCACATAATCAAACGTGAGAGATAAAATATTGATACTAATTAATAAGGTATTACCTTGCTCCATTGTTGACTTGATTGCACCAGAGTGAGAAGTAATGACAGAACTGGACGTGTTTGTTCTTTACTAAAAGTCCACGCGAAATCTTTGCTACTGAATCAAACGTTCAGACCGCAATGCAGATCCCATAATACAATCCTAACGTGTGTTACTGAGACTTTGAGATGATGATAATCATGTAACTCCGTATCTGGTTTTGTTAGTAACAATGTTTTACTATAACGAACCGTACATGTGGAGTAAACGTACAAACTCTGACCTTCCATACCAACGAATTCAAATAAGAGAACTACTCACAGTACAAACAGTCTGTATGTCTGCGTTAGTATCGCCCTCGTGCGTTGAAGCGGTATAACAACGTTCCAATTCCAAATAATCGTTATTGTCATGcattcgtttatttatttatttatttattgttttatcacCGCCTTATCAGGTCAGAGTCGCGGTGGGTGTGATTCATtcgaaagacaggaaacacttcacaaaggtcaccagtccataacACCGCCTTATCAGGTCAGAGTCGCGGTGGGTGTGATTCATtcgaaagacaggaaacacttcacaaaggtcaccagtccataacACCGCCTTATCAGGTCAGAGTCGCGGTGGGTGTGATTCATtcgaaagacaggaaacacttcacaaaggtcaccagtccataacACCGCCTTATCAGGTCAGAGTCGCGGTGGGTGTGATTCATtcgaaagacaggaaacacttcacaaaggtcaccagtccataacagggcacacacacacacaacacaaacacaatctcaattcaattcaattcaaggagctttattagcatgactgttgTGGTGGTTacagtattgccaaagcattgaaaagacatttatataaatatacaaaaagaaagaattttaggaaaatataaaatgtaaaaaagaaacataaaataaaaatagaatcttaaaaaaaatatctctctctctctccctccctccctctctctttcacacacacacacacacacacaacacaacacatacacaatctctctctttctccctctctctttcacacacacacacacacacacaacacatacacaatctctttctctctccctctctctctttcacacacacacacacacacacacacaacacatacacactctctctctccctctctctctttcacacacacacacacacacacacacacatacgcgttTATGTGAAAAATGGGGACGTAAGAGAAACCGCAGTCATATCAGGACCTGCCTTTCTAAAGGTCCTGGAAACAAAATAAGACTATTTTTTGGATTTATTTAGCTCACATATCATCTCTGTCTgttgattttttaatttttttacttttttaaaaattttatatttttcaggTTTATGTTAAATTTTAGGACTTAATTTCTGGTTTATGTTCATTTTTAGGACAtaaaagcacacacactttaaagtcaGTTACTACTAACATATTTGGGACATAAAGAAAACTCAGGACCACATCGACAACAATTAATAGAGTACGATTAAGACACAGCTTGTTCttattataaaaaacaaaacaactaaatacTTATGATTTAAAACAGAGTTTTTAATATAGTGCCTTTTATAAACATGTAAAAGACATCACCATTCAGCATGACTTGAGAGTAACAGAAATATTGACTGCTTTTAACAAAGCTGCTTATCATTTAGACTATCAACATTGTAGTATGCATAGATTTATAAAACAGAATTATCTAAACACGATATAAAAGTGCAAACAAAATGTCAACAGATGTGCTAATATATAGTgaagaaaataattatttgatacactgccgattttgcagttttcccacctacaaagactggagaggcctgtaatttttatcattggtacacttcaactgtgagagacagaatctaaaaaaaaaatccagataatcacattgtatgatttttaaataattaatttgcattttattgtatGAAATAAGTAAttgatcacctaccaaccagcaagaattctggctctcacagacctgttagtttttctttaagaagctcctcctattctgcactcattacctgtatttattgcacctgtttgaactcgttacctgtataaaagacacctgtccacacactcaatcaatcacactccAACCTCCTTactatggccaagaccaaagagctgtctaaggacaccagggacaaaattgtagacctgcacaaggctgggatgggctacaggacaatagcaagcagcttggtgagaaggcaacaactgttggtgcaattattagaaaatggaagaaacacaagatgactgtcaatcttcctcggtctgctgctccatgcaagatctcacctcgtggggtaaggatgatcctgagaaaggtcagtaatcagcccagaaccacaagggaggacctggtcaatgacctgaagagagctgggaccacagtctcaaagattaccgttagtaacacactacgccaccatggattaaaatcctgcaaggcacgcaaggtccccctgctcacgccagcacatgtccaggcccgtttaAAGTTCGCCAATgaccatctggatgatccagaggaggcatgggagaaggtcatgtggtcagatgagactaaaatagagctttttggtatcaactccactctctgtgtttggaggaagaaggagGATGAGTACAACCCGTCCCaaccgtgaagcatgggggtggaaacatcataatTTGGGAGtacttttctgcaaaggggacaggacgactgcaccgtattgaagggaggatggatTGGGGTCGTGGAAAGCgagattttggccaacaacctccttccttcagtaagagcattgaagatgggtcgtggctgggtcttccagcatgacaatgacccgcaACTAAGGAGTGGCACCGttagaagcatttcaaggtccttgAGTGGCCTAGTCAgtgtccagacctgaacccaatagaaaatctttgggggCAGCTTAAACTTAAtgttg includes:
- the gemin4 gene encoding gem-associated protein 4, which produces MEQESWLSSEKTTVLQGGFLLANQLCHPESLSTLKKNDWTHIGKPIVQAVTEICEQLCVNNQDGHQWRKRVLCILWSKILEYKNEENLDIRWRENPLFAVQNSLPSINHTLMFELIKSMGFFSIYVELLQCFEPDRQCKELERLVKHVTSETTEADVKFLLEVWWELMRGRREAEDNCDQMFAANCVHLIQRPPDCSSQASKRFKPDPDLALSTTCIVSILFQALKDIKENINSSELCFFALSNCLDMLYTNFLLDHPVIVPVEVKLQNIAHAVSLRKRNNLLEEVELTQAILESLRDLSAILSPAQSKPSGITLIQAMQTALEIICAWDIKGLLIIPTNDQSALLIRLKDSLCRVLKSMNLPTLFENLNENKQTINSLKKTLEDLQTLSLSFTVPTCPASDMAKIAVAIMDGSLNGFQDLPKLCASNMSHVFQDTEEWLSCIERNKSKFQRKDLVMALVASLITKFQSNASVNHCKKLKDITVDIFSQLPLPEKNAAISDVLAMSNKGLHGFLTSPVIAGFDEELNLAFNCIIQSDAKSSLSSAVFAVARVAFQNPEATMRRCCHMAVVNLGAHTLLAQILQQLSGLSSSFRDCTGTIIKEQDLLCRCLQDTVWNKLSSHQEEDQFLCFLTALMEPNIYGQNGEKLSFLPPEKAVRAFVLPYLSSISPKACSFELCLRLLQSALAHTSVDNATQWIMNCSPFALLYCLAQLLNNCSRCWEQPLESEIALSFESKELLISVLTVLGKTVGQEVALAPGTWSRAISWLYEKVEELDWTVRFHLKVVWGEHFKFEVPSSLMAVCDLSEWEWSALILPQYGQGTGLLAWIECCCLSDHIQDTMLDSLSLNLHNSEDVSMFSKGLLVAVTQVLPWCTASEWVRLLKVLHELLQSDKLYVPYSIEYVDYLPLLDLYSFACDLRMSVFLLRIFQLLCGCSCADWLPLRAWAHVGRLYATAVRGIINSLKDKVPLQSTTTSPNSPTEGTRTHSKEVLFVMTQLYCHVLHVQVMIPGQPEPLFLCALDILSHYEAVLAAYPKSSTALQIANTKHFLTTITDNLQCRDMKHVLHQKIAGL